A section of the Perognathus longimembris pacificus isolate PPM17 chromosome 7, ASM2315922v1, whole genome shotgun sequence genome encodes:
- the C7H1orf185 gene encoding uncharacterized protein C1orf185 homolog, which yields MASSNGFFNHLTYFLAAGAVSLGIGFFALASALWFLICKRREIFQNSKYKETPEKVKQRSQKGKHKSQSQCVFISRNFHTGKFQLQEQRKKEGEHIKAPENCPKDEFHQIPKDVCKHPETSSATNGSSVAVSLSTVPSNSYCSQSLEAADDWFSDDSLAKRNSPKSLLTEPLVEKVFSYLSTISLEEYAENGEDTILYDDQNDGHIKEIFAGRNTEANI from the exons GTTTTTTCAACCACTTAACCTATTTTCTGGCTGCTGGTGCTGTTAGTTTAGGAATTGGTTTCTTTGCTCTGGCATCAGCTTTGTGGTTCCTGATTTGCAAAAGAAG ggaaatatttcaaaattcaaaatacaAAGAAACTCCTGAGAAAGTCAAGCAAAGatcacaaaaaggaaaacataagTCTCAATCTCAGTGTGTTTTTATTTCTCGAAATTTTCATACTGGAAAATTCCAATTACAG gagcaaaggaaaaaagaaggagaacATATAAAAG CACCTGAAAATTGCCCTAAAGATGAATTCCACCAAATACCAAAAGATGTCTGCAAGCACCCAGAGACTAGCTCAGCAACAAATGGCAGCAGTGTCGCAGTGAGCTTATCAACTGTGCCATCGAATTCTTACTGTAGTCAAAGTCTAGAAGCAGCTGATgactggttttctgatgattctcTAGCAAAAAGGAATTCTCCAAAGTCCTTACTCACAGAACCTCTTGTGGAAAAAGTCTTTTCATACTTGTCAACCATTTCATTAGAAGAATATGCTGAAAATGGAGAGGACACAATACTTTATGATGATCAAAATGATGGCCACATTAAGGAAATATTTGCAGGAAGAAACACAGAGGCCAATATATAA